The Isachenkonia alkalipeptolytica genome has a window encoding:
- the pseC gene encoding UDP-4-amino-4,6-dideoxy-N-acetyl-beta-L-altrosamine transaminase produces the protein MEKLAINGGNPIRDTYLAYGKQSVNEDDIKAVVEVLKGDYLTTGPYIKEFEDAVAKYVGAKYAVAVSSGTAALHMACAAAGIESGDEVIVSSMTFAASANAVLYCGGTPVFADIDPLTYNIDPAKMEEKITSRTKAIIPVDFTGQSVDMDEIKRIADKHHLIIIEDAAHALGSEYKGRKVGSQADMVEFSFHPVKPITTAEGGVITTNNKALYEKMMTFRTHGITKARERLTENHGPWYHEQQSLGYNYRLTDIQSALGTSQMSKIDSFISKRREIVKLYNEAFKSVSEIITPYEADFSNSGWHIYVIKVNPELLTVTRKEIFQALQAENIGVNVHYLPVYWHPYYKELGYEKGICPNAETLYENMITLPLFPSMTKEDTEDVIGAVKKVINYYRK, from the coding sequence ATGGAGAAACTGGCGATTAACGGAGGCAACCCGATAAGAGACACTTATTTAGCTTATGGCAAACAAAGTGTTAATGAAGACGATATCAAAGCTGTTGTCGAGGTACTTAAAGGAGATTATTTAACTACTGGACCCTATATTAAAGAATTTGAAGATGCCGTCGCCAAATACGTTGGTGCAAAATATGCTGTCGCTGTGTCGAGTGGTACCGCTGCCCTTCATATGGCTTGCGCTGCTGCGGGGATTGAATCCGGGGATGAAGTGATCGTTAGCTCTATGACCTTTGCAGCCTCAGCAAATGCAGTATTGTATTGTGGTGGAACTCCGGTGTTTGCAGATATTGATCCGCTGACTTACAACATCGATCCCGCAAAAATGGAAGAGAAAATTACGAGCAGAACTAAAGCGATTATTCCTGTGGACTTCACCGGTCAGTCGGTGGATATGGACGAAATTAAACGTATTGCAGATAAACATCATTTGATCATTATTGAAGATGCCGCCCATGCCTTGGGCAGTGAATATAAGGGCAGGAAAGTGGGAAGTCAAGCGGATATGGTTGAATTCAGCTTTCATCCCGTAAAACCAATAACCACTGCAGAGGGTGGTGTTATAACCACCAATAACAAAGCGCTTTATGAGAAAATGATGACCTTTCGAACCCATGGCATAACCAAGGCTAGAGAACGCCTAACCGAAAATCACGGGCCCTGGTATCATGAACAGCAGTCACTCGGCTATAACTATCGTTTGACAGATATTCAAAGCGCTTTAGGGACCAGTCAAATGAGTAAAATTGATAGTTTTATCTCGAAAAGAAGAGAGATCGTGAAGTTGTATAATGAAGCGTTCAAAAGTGTAAGTGAAATCATAACACCCTATGAAGCGGATTTCTCAAATTCAGGCTGGCACATCTATGTGATCAAAGTAAATCCGGAGTTATTAACAGTAACTCGAAAGGAAATATTCCAAGCCCTGCAGGCGGAAAATATCGGTGTGAATGTGCATTATCTACCGGTGTATTGGCATCCATATTATAAAGAATTGGGATACGAGAAGGGTATTTGCCCAAATGCGGAAACACTATACGAAAATATGATCACCTTGCCATTGTTTCCAAGTATGACAAAAGAGGATACGGAAGATGTGATCGGGGCCGTAAAAAAAGTAATTAATTATTACCGAAAGTAG
- the pseB gene encoding UDP-N-acetylglucosamine 4,6-dehydratase (inverting): MLNNKSILITGGSGSFGKKFTEMMLEKYEPKKIIIYSRDEFKQDVMKKEFTQKFPENVSKLRFFIGDVRDKERLYRAFKGVDYVIHAAAMKQVPACEYNPFEAIKTNINGAQNIIDAALDREVKKVVALSTDKAVNPINLYGGTKLVSDKLFVSANAYRGDEGTILSVVRYGNVSGSRGSIIPFFKEQLGSGVKELPITDTRMTRFWMTLDDAVNLVIKALEESRGGETYVYKNPSYKVTDIAKAMNPNGDIKVVGIREGEKLHECMITSDDSRGTYDYGDHYIIYPNYIWWNKENYFKEGGKLIKDGWEYNSGTNDKWLTVQELREMISQLEI, translated from the coding sequence ATGCTTAATAACAAATCAATTTTAATCACAGGTGGATCTGGATCGTTTGGAAAAAAATTTACTGAAATGATGTTGGAAAAATATGAACCTAAAAAAATCATAATTTATTCAAGGGATGAATTTAAGCAGGATGTAATGAAAAAAGAGTTTACTCAGAAGTTTCCAGAAAATGTTTCAAAACTGAGGTTTTTCATTGGAGATGTAAGGGATAAAGAAAGGTTATATAGAGCCTTCAAGGGCGTTGATTATGTAATTCATGCTGCAGCAATGAAGCAAGTTCCTGCATGTGAATATAACCCTTTTGAAGCCATTAAAACAAATATCAACGGGGCGCAAAATATTATTGATGCTGCTTTGGATCGTGAAGTAAAAAAGGTAGTAGCTTTATCTACGGATAAAGCAGTTAATCCAATTAACCTATATGGCGGTACAAAACTTGTATCAGATAAACTATTTGTATCAGCTAATGCATATAGAGGTGATGAGGGAACAATTCTCTCTGTAGTTAGATATGGCAATGTCTCTGGGAGCAGAGGATCGATCATTCCTTTCTTTAAAGAACAACTGGGAAGTGGAGTTAAAGAACTTCCAATCACCGATACTAGAATGACTAGATTTTGGATGACTTTGGATGATGCTGTAAACCTTGTTATTAAGGCTTTAGAGGAATCTAGGGGTGGCGAGACTTATGTGTATAAAAATCCTTCTTATAAAGTGACGGATATTGCAAAAGCTATGAACCCAAATGGTGATATTAAGGTTGTAGGAATACGGGAAGGAGAAAAACTTCACGAATGCATGATAACCAGTGATGATTCACGAGGAACCTACGATTATGGAGATCACTATATCATTTATCCAAACTATATTTGGTGGAATAAAGAAAACTACTTTAAAGAAGGCGGTAAGCTTATTAAAGATGGTTGGGAGTATAATTCTGGGACAAATGATAAATGGCTGACTGTTCAAGAACTGAGAGAAATGATTAGCCAGTTGGAAATATAG